One Halomonas sp. THAF5a genomic region harbors:
- a CDS encoding ATP-binding protein produces MSGLLSITLHHSFITGRRSKFPCGGHSYVLGTNGAGKTSALNLIPIFYGKDPSSLMVQAADKKNFVDYYLPSEQSMIVFEYRRGDGEICCSVVYRKPQGHYAYRFVEGAADNTLFHRGVEDHYERGESVSDILRHVLPSNGVNVSAQITSVMDYRSIIQNDPHSSGRRRRRNSSPFSRGNEARQFSLGDGLGRMQHIEAMTAVAASKGRLLESLKDMIVDTMLQDRISISAPPTHHKNVDLWADLKSLQDFKKSVPKLREGLQSHYALQDSRVALTSHEAAMRTVIDDARGQVRLAIEALGKKDDELEALEEKHNQEQTRLNAEIIKHEQAVELERNRIQGLEEGLEAWENENISESKRLVASIPELQTRWREEQKNLELMTKRVANIEGEFAGRRTETQQEYRKEQERLQGRVKTLSTELMTLVERQAQALIELGKCQGEEISALDQEAGEKSRALQATINELQDERVRAVSPSDEEQAQLEDSAGAIEDAQAAVTRASGLSDAAKKEFGNKTEARNEVLAAHDAAARALSAKKEQLDKLTKQLYPEDGTLLAFLRNSELPWHDTLGKVLDPRLLSRRDLSPALADSPNLEQAFGITLELDDVDRPDAAEEEDVLLARLAKLKDAVRSAQGEADRLEDQARKASGELKAADQAVQVAENRFEQANDKLTQAQASDTSLKHRIEQAQKARAEEVQERLEAAKNTLEEQERAARTLRDNRQREHGAQYQQALADQQVDKERLQDEKASFENSLQDSVDREKDAILKLDDWRLQAMSEEGVDPQAVSDTSKLVTSLSDDISRAEQLRPRVSEYEAWLRDQWAHKAGYEKALSDSEGLLARAKNTLESVQDAYRDVHKMLIAARKAAGKKVDRLESEIKDDTLLADTAAGVIAELPRVDSVLGLAAEVTTRGREQLIHELARLLSVTEQQRQTVLKSARQCGSTLAQHPGSKVFQSWQNMREDRRSKSQHDEGSNAFTLEQMQDLEVLLEHRVPEIEQGVIVNVHSIGGELSDYHDSLKTLERNTKSITRRLDNHLNTSHEFTVISDVSLRVKSKIHEFGFWRDLADFAAAWAEWAVTGFSELPGEALLTRLINIDGQLKHARMSTHSLASMVELEIEFFEQGRRVPIRTDSDLNASGSQGISRLAILVLFSALARYLCPDERVNITWPIDELGELAPENSVKLFRMMNDRNISLFCAEPRITADLLRYFENKVLLDKHKGVLRMVPKESNTHNPLLAGLAMRVTSQDAATPAPEPEEALDTQAPVTDSSSTTQESTDEL; encoded by the coding sequence ATGAGTGGACTTCTCAGCATTACCCTTCATCACTCATTCATTACCGGTCGGCGATCCAAGTTTCCTTGTGGGGGACATAGCTACGTGCTGGGCACGAACGGCGCGGGCAAGACATCGGCGCTCAACCTCATCCCGATCTTCTACGGCAAGGATCCCTCGAGCCTGATGGTGCAGGCCGCGGACAAGAAGAACTTCGTCGACTACTACCTGCCCAGCGAACAGAGCATGATCGTCTTCGAGTACCGCCGGGGCGACGGTGAAATCTGTTGTTCAGTGGTGTATCGCAAGCCCCAGGGCCACTATGCCTACCGGTTTGTCGAAGGCGCCGCAGATAACACGCTATTCCACCGGGGGGTGGAGGATCACTACGAGCGCGGGGAGAGTGTCAGCGACATCCTGCGCCATGTCCTGCCGTCGAATGGCGTGAACGTCAGTGCTCAGATCACCAGCGTGATGGACTACCGGTCCATCATCCAGAACGACCCGCACTCCAGCGGCCGTCGTCGTAGGCGGAATAGTTCGCCGTTCAGCCGCGGCAACGAAGCCCGCCAGTTCTCGCTCGGCGACGGTTTGGGGCGCATGCAGCACATCGAGGCAATGACGGCAGTGGCTGCAAGCAAGGGTCGGCTGCTGGAAAGTCTCAAGGACATGATCGTCGATACCATGCTGCAGGACCGGATCTCGATCAGCGCGCCGCCGACGCACCACAAGAACGTCGACCTGTGGGCCGATCTCAAGAGCCTGCAGGACTTCAAGAAGAGCGTGCCGAAGCTGCGTGAGGGCTTGCAGTCCCACTATGCGCTGCAGGATAGCCGGGTGGCACTGACCTCCCATGAAGCGGCCATGCGCACGGTCATCGATGATGCACGGGGACAGGTCAGGCTCGCGATTGAGGCGCTGGGCAAGAAGGACGATGAGCTTGAGGCGCTGGAGGAAAAGCATAATCAGGAGCAGACCCGCCTCAACGCCGAGATCATCAAGCATGAGCAAGCGGTCGAGCTTGAACGCAATCGCATCCAGGGGCTCGAGGAAGGTCTGGAGGCGTGGGAGAACGAGAATATCAGCGAGAGCAAGCGCCTGGTGGCTTCTATCCCGGAGCTCCAGACGCGCTGGCGAGAGGAGCAGAAAAACCTCGAGCTGATGACCAAGAGAGTAGCGAACATCGAGGGCGAGTTCGCTGGGCGCAGGACGGAGACGCAGCAGGAGTACCGCAAGGAGCAAGAACGCCTCCAGGGGCGCGTAAAGACGCTCTCCACGGAACTGATGACACTGGTGGAGCGCCAGGCCCAGGCGCTCATCGAACTGGGCAAGTGCCAGGGTGAGGAAATCAGCGCGCTGGATCAGGAGGCCGGTGAGAAGTCCCGGGCGCTGCAGGCCACGATCAACGAGCTCCAGGATGAGCGGGTGCGAGCCGTTTCCCCTTCGGACGAGGAGCAGGCTCAGCTAGAGGACTCGGCTGGCGCCATCGAAGATGCGCAGGCAGCGGTGACGCGGGCGAGTGGCCTGAGCGATGCCGCCAAGAAGGAGTTCGGTAACAAAACGGAGGCGCGGAATGAGGTGCTGGCGGCACATGACGCCGCGGCGAGAGCGCTGAGCGCAAAGAAGGAGCAACTCGATAAGCTGACCAAGCAGCTGTACCCCGAGGACGGGACGCTGCTGGCCTTCCTGCGTAATTCCGAGCTCCCGTGGCACGACACGCTGGGCAAGGTGCTCGACCCCCGACTGCTGTCGCGCCGCGATCTGTCGCCGGCCCTGGCGGACTCGCCGAACCTGGAACAGGCCTTCGGGATCACCCTGGAGTTGGATGACGTCGACCGCCCGGATGCTGCCGAGGAGGAGGATGTCCTCTTGGCGCGCCTGGCCAAGCTCAAGGACGCCGTTCGTAGCGCGCAAGGGGAGGCCGACCGCCTGGAAGACCAGGCGAGGAAGGCATCGGGTGAGCTCAAGGCGGCGGATCAAGCGGTGCAGGTGGCCGAGAACCGCTTCGAGCAGGCGAACGACAAGCTCACCCAGGCGCAGGCGAGCGACACGAGCCTCAAGCACCGCATCGAGCAGGCGCAGAAAGCCCGGGCCGAGGAAGTGCAGGAGCGGCTGGAAGCCGCGAAAAATACCCTGGAGGAGCAGGAGCGCGCTGCCCGCACGCTTCGGGACAACCGCCAGCGCGAGCATGGTGCTCAGTACCAGCAAGCGCTGGCCGACCAGCAGGTCGACAAGGAGCGCCTGCAGGACGAGAAGGCCTCGTTCGAGAACTCCCTGCAGGATTCAGTGGACAGGGAAAAGGACGCCATTCTGAAGCTGGACGATTGGCGCCTGCAGGCCATGAGTGAGGAGGGCGTTGACCCCCAGGCGGTAAGCGACACCAGCAAGCTCGTCACTTCCTTGTCCGACGACATCTCCCGGGCGGAGCAACTGAGGCCGCGAGTGAGCGAGTACGAGGCATGGCTGCGCGATCAGTGGGCCCACAAGGCTGGGTATGAGAAGGCGTTGAGTGATTCGGAGGGTTTGCTGGCGCGAGCCAAGAACACCCTGGAGTCGGTCCAGGACGCCTACCGGGATGTCCATAAGATGCTGATTGCCGCACGCAAGGCGGCAGGGAAGAAAGTCGATCGCCTGGAGAGCGAGATCAAGGACGACACCCTGCTGGCCGATACCGCGGCGGGGGTGATCGCTGAGCTGCCCCGTGTCGACTCGGTGCTGGGGCTCGCTGCCGAAGTGACGACCCGAGGGCGTGAGCAGCTCATCCACGAATTGGCTCGCCTGCTCAGCGTGACAGAGCAGCAGCGTCAGACTGTCCTGAAGAGCGCCCGGCAGTGTGGGAGCACATTGGCGCAGCACCCCGGCTCGAAGGTCTTCCAGAGCTGGCAGAATATGCGTGAAGACCGGCGCAGCAAGAGCCAGCATGACGAGGGGAGCAATGCCTTCACGCTGGAGCAGATGCAGGACCTGGAAGTGCTCCTGGAGCATCGGGTTCCTGAAATCGAGCAGGGCGTCATCGTCAACGTCCACTCGATCGGCGGGGAGCTCAGCGACTATCACGACAGCCTCAAGACTCTGGAGCGGAACACCAAGAGCATCACGCGCCGGCTGGACAATCACCTGAACACTAGCCACGAGTTCACGGTGATCAGCGATGTGAGCTTGAGGGTGAAGTCGAAGATACACGAGTTCGGCTTCTGGCGTGACCTGGCCGACTTTGCGGCGGCCTGGGCGGAATGGGCAGTGACCGGGTTCTCGGAGCTCCCGGGTGAGGCGCTGCTGACGCGTCTGATCAACATCGATGGACAGCTCAAACACGCCCGGATGAGCACGCACTCCCTGGCGAGCATGGTCGAGCTGGAGATCGAGTTCTTCGAGCAGGGCAGGCGGGTACCGATCCGTACCGACAGTGACCTCAACGCGTCGGGCAGCCAGGGCATCTCGCGCCTGGCCATCCTGGTGCTGTTCAGCGCTCTGGCCCGCTACCTGTGCCCCGATGAGAGGGTAAATATTACCTGGCCCATCGATGAACTGGGTGAGTTGGCGCCGGAAAACAGCGTGAAGCTGTTCCGCATGATGAACGACCGCAACATCTCGCTCTTCTGTGCGGAGCCGCGCATCACCGCAGACTTGCTGCGCTACTTCGAGAACAAGGTACTGCTCGACAAGCACAAGGGCGTACTGCGCATGGTGCCCAAGGAGAGCAACACGCATAACCCGCTGCTGGCCGGCCTGGCAATGCGCGTCACATCACAGGATGCGGCCACCCCGGCGCCCGAGCCTGAGGAAGCCCTCGACACACAAGCGCCTGTCACCGACAGCTCGAGCACCACCCAGGAGTCCACCGATGAGCTCTGA
- a CDS encoding histone-like nucleoid-structuring protein, MvaT/MvaU family, which translates to MSILTTYMKKEQQLKHLQEEMDRLKSDDRLKAELQFKDKLETLMREFDRSASDVIKLLDPQQTAAKPSSTTNTGRAKRKLKIYKNPNTGEVVETRGGNQKTLKAWKDEYGSDTVEGWLVRTEN; encoded by the coding sequence ATGTCAATTCTCACAACCTACATGAAGAAGGAACAGCAGCTCAAGCATCTTCAGGAAGAGATGGATAGGCTTAAGAGTGACGACCGCCTCAAGGCTGAGCTTCAGTTTAAGGATAAACTGGAGACTCTGATGCGCGAGTTTGACCGGTCGGCTTCAGACGTCATCAAACTGCTTGATCCGCAACAGACAGCTGCCAAGCCTTCCAGCACCACGAACACTGGGCGTGCAAAGCGAAAACTGAAGATCTACAAGAACCCGAACACTGGCGAAGTCGTAGAGACACGCGGCGGCAATCAGAAAACGCTAAAAGCATGGAAAGATGAATACGGCTCAGACACCGTCGAAGGATGGCTGGTGAGAACAGAAAATTAA
- a CDS encoding antitoxin Xre/MbcA/ParS toxin-binding domain-containing protein produces the protein MAAMSGEIIAYLRGGYSLTIPDRFFIRLSGDIDATLVSSEENDTVCAKVEAWLRETLIRRGVDTTEAVPVGERPYSLDQLLAKCDLQAPHPDELKAWQDMPDVGREILDAPSEIDIWQAAERLLESREGAERWMTSPEIALRGRTPADVMIEEPQRVYDLIMRLEYGVYT, from the coding sequence ATGGCCGCTATGAGCGGCGAGATCATCGCCTACCTGCGCGGTGGTTACTCCCTTACCATCCCTGATAGGTTTTTCATACGCCTCAGCGGTGACATCGACGCCACTCTCGTTTCGTCAGAAGAAAATGATACGGTGTGCGCTAAAGTAGAGGCCTGGCTGCGGGAAACGCTTATACGACGTGGCGTTGATACCACAGAGGCTGTTCCCGTGGGTGAGCGGCCTTACTCGCTCGATCAGCTGTTAGCAAAGTGCGATCTTCAGGCTCCACACCCTGACGAGCTGAAAGCCTGGCAGGACATGCCCGATGTTGGTCGCGAAATTCTGGATGCACCTAGCGAGATAGATATCTGGCAAGCCGCCGAGAGGTTGCTTGAGAGCCGAGAAGGTGCCGAACGCTGGATGACTAGCCCAGAAATTGCGCTTCGAGGCCGCACGCCAGCAGACGTAATGATTGAAGAGCCTCAACGAGTTTATGACCTGATCATGCGCCTGGAGTATGGGGTGTATACGTGA
- a CDS encoding cytochrome c, producing MLKALLSLFMVLLISGCGEEAVEGRWYAQAQVNRGKQVFVENCAECHGRSAQGAFNWRSPLDDGAYPPPPLNGSAHAWHHSFDTLMRTIDKGGIPVGGQMPAFEDKLSEGEKEAAIAYFQSQWDDRIYKAWLDRGGR from the coding sequence ATGCTTAAGGCCTTGTTGTCACTTTTTATGGTGCTGTTGATTAGCGGGTGTGGCGAAGAGGCGGTAGAAGGGCGCTGGTATGCTCAGGCTCAGGTTAACCGAGGAAAGCAAGTGTTCGTAGAAAACTGCGCCGAATGCCATGGTAGGAGCGCCCAGGGAGCCTTCAACTGGAGAAGTCCCTTGGACGATGGTGCCTATCCACCACCGCCGCTGAATGGTTCCGCCCACGCCTGGCACCATTCCTTCGATACGTTGATGCGTACCATCGATAAAGGCGGTATCCCCGTGGGGGGGCAAATGCCGGCATTCGAGGATAAGCTATCGGAGGGTGAAAAGGAGGCGGCCATCGCCTACTTTCAGAGCCAATGGGACGATAGAATCTACAAGGCTTGGCTTGATAGGGGTGGCCGTTAA
- a CDS encoding TVP38/TMEM64 family protein — MARQQKQEDGAPSRLSQASRRRILCGVGLLAVFLATALLLGRTGMLHALQTGDTLEQAVIRLGPLGPVLVIGLMTLAIVMSPIPSAPIALAAGAAYGHAWGTLYVATGSGTGALIAFSISRLLGYDALRVWFGVRPSPSLLQRFLGSQNALMAAVFATRLMPFVSFDVISYAAGLSPLRAWRFAVATLLGVLPASFLLAHFGDELASEDLRRAGLTVLALGTITLLPLAWKAAPARYRATVRRWLHLG; from the coding sequence ATGGCCAGGCAGCAGAAGCAGGAGGACGGCGCCCCTTCCCGCTTATCCCAAGCCTCGAGGCGGCGCATCCTATGTGGCGTTGGGCTGCTTGCCGTCTTCCTTGCCACCGCCCTGCTGCTGGGGCGCACCGGGATGCTGCACGCCCTTCAGACAGGCGACACCCTCGAGCAGGCAGTGATACGGCTTGGCCCGCTGGGGCCGGTTCTGGTCATCGGCCTGATGACCCTGGCTATCGTCATGAGCCCGATCCCCAGCGCCCCGATCGCACTCGCCGCCGGCGCGGCCTATGGCCATGCCTGGGGGACGCTCTATGTCGCCACCGGCTCCGGTACGGGTGCGCTGATCGCCTTCTCCATATCCCGCCTGCTGGGATATGACGCCCTGAGGGTCTGGTTCGGCGTACGCCCATCCCCGAGCCTGCTGCAGCGTTTCCTTGGCTCGCAGAATGCCCTGATGGCCGCCGTTTTCGCCACCCGGCTGATGCCGTTCGTCTCGTTCGATGTCATCAGCTACGCGGCAGGGCTCTCGCCTCTCAGGGCCTGGCGCTTTGCCGTCGCGACGCTGCTGGGCGTGTTACCGGCAAGTTTCCTGCTGGCGCATTTCGGCGACGAGCTCGCATCCGAGGACCTGCGCCGCGCGGGCCTCACGGTGCTCGCGCTCGGCACCATCACCCTGCTCCCCCTGGCCTGGAAGGCGGCTCCGGCGCGCTATCGCGCGACCGTAAGGCGCTGGCTGCATCTCGGGTAG
- a CDS encoding cation transporter yields the protein MSKNQHRLGVSEVNLVTRKLKLEPCDEEALRVAMGEIDELYGLERVTYDTEKHKLSMAYDASRLCIDHIEAILARHAVEISHGWWTRFKEDHYRFVDQNIKDNASKEPWSCH from the coding sequence ATGTCAAAGAATCAACACCGCCTCGGGGTCTCCGAGGTCAATCTAGTGACTCGCAAGCTGAAGCTCGAGCCCTGCGATGAGGAGGCTTTACGCGTCGCCATGGGAGAGATCGATGAGCTGTACGGGCTCGAGCGAGTCACCTATGACACCGAGAAGCACAAGCTCAGCATGGCCTATGATGCGTCGCGGCTGTGTATCGACCATATCGAGGCGATCCTCGCCCGGCACGCCGTCGAGATCAGCCATGGCTGGTGGACGCGCTTCAAGGAAGACCACTACCGGTTCGTCGACCAGAACATCAAGGACAATGCCAGCAAGGAGCCATGGAGTTGCCATTGA
- a CDS encoding YncE family protein, protein MKNSLHSSWLASLMAGIALAASTTALAASDRAFVPMGTADAVGIIDLERQEVISTVTDTINTHGSALTPDGRHLIVGSLSPQDAGREIARPEGVTEDEHAAHHGDGATTSPEEASTGLLYVVDTATSRIVRTLEVPGPVHHVLVTRDGRHAVSTHPTGGGISVVSLDSGQVIASLATGPNPNYLVQHEEGGSILVSNAGNGTISEVDPQHWFVRRNMRVDGNPEHMVLSKEGKSLYVNDNAGGRVLAVDLTTGSVAEEYEIGTAPHGIDLSPDGQRLYATSQGDNRLVRISLEDGTRHSAELAPAPYHLAVVPTDGRVLVTSREEPHLWILAPDSLEVLQTLELGGIGHQISLEASRPRLTNE, encoded by the coding sequence ATGAAGAACTCTCTGCACAGTTCTTGGCTGGCTAGTCTCATGGCCGGCATCGCCCTCGCAGCCTCAACGACCGCCCTGGCGGCGAGCGACCGGGCCTTCGTGCCGATGGGGACGGCAGATGCCGTGGGTATCATCGACCTGGAGCGTCAGGAGGTGATATCGACCGTGACCGATACGATCAATACCCATGGCTCCGCCCTCACTCCTGACGGACGACACCTCATCGTGGGGAGCCTTTCCCCGCAGGATGCCGGTCGCGAGATCGCTCGTCCCGAGGGGGTGACGGAAGACGAGCACGCGGCCCATCATGGCGATGGCGCAACGACCTCCCCGGAGGAAGCGAGTACCGGCCTGCTCTACGTCGTCGACACGGCCACGAGCCGCATCGTCAGGACCCTGGAGGTGCCAGGGCCCGTGCATCATGTGCTGGTCACGCGAGACGGGCGTCATGCCGTCTCGACCCACCCCACGGGCGGAGGCATCAGCGTGGTGTCGCTGGATAGCGGCCAGGTCATCGCCTCCCTGGCCACGGGGCCGAATCCGAACTACCTGGTTCAGCACGAGGAGGGGGGTAGCATACTGGTCAGCAACGCCGGTAACGGCACCATCAGCGAGGTGGATCCTCAGCACTGGTTCGTGCGGCGCAACATGCGCGTCGACGGGAACCCGGAACACATGGTGCTCTCGAAGGAAGGCAAATCCCTCTACGTCAACGATAATGCCGGGGGCCGCGTCCTAGCGGTGGATCTGACGACAGGGAGTGTGGCCGAAGAATACGAGATCGGCACGGCGCCTCACGGCATCGACCTGAGTCCGGATGGCCAGAGACTCTATGCCACGAGTCAGGGCGACAACCGCCTCGTCAGGATCTCCCTCGAGGACGGCACACGACACAGCGCCGAGCTGGCGCCGGCCCCTTACCATCTCGCCGTGGTGCCCACCGATGGCCGGGTGCTGGTCACCAGCCGGGAAGAGCCCCACCTGTGGATCCTCGCCCCGGATTCCCTCGAGGTGTTGCAGACCCTGGAGTTGGGGGGCATCGGTCACCAGATATCTCTCGAGGCGTCACGTCCCCGATTGACCAATGAGTAG
- a CDS encoding cytochrome c biogenesis CcdA family protein yields METLSSIGLIGALFGGLLSFFSPCTLPLLPAYLSVVTGGSAGKADRRFEAMLLSTFFVFGFSVIFILMGLGVTSIGQLLRGYRQELNWITGSIVIVLGLFMTGVFRLPVLQRSFQWSPELRGGSPMAATFFGISFAIGWTPCIGPILGAILMATSTTTNAQAGMLYLATYSLGLALPFLASTLLLNKFSHYRGHLGKWSAYARPVAGVILILMGLLIVSGTLTRLSSILVDWFPALATIG; encoded by the coding sequence GTGGAAACACTCTCCTCTATCGGCCTGATCGGCGCCCTCTTCGGCGGGCTGCTGTCGTTCTTCTCGCCCTGCACCCTGCCCTTGCTGCCCGCCTATCTGTCGGTGGTCACTGGCGGCAGCGCCGGCAAGGCAGATCGACGCTTCGAGGCGATGCTGCTGAGCACCTTCTTCGTCTTTGGCTTCAGCGTGATCTTCATCCTGATGGGCCTGGGCGTCACCAGTATCGGCCAGCTCCTTCGCGGCTATCGTCAAGAGCTCAACTGGATTACCGGCAGCATCGTCATCGTGCTCGGCCTGTTCATGACGGGCGTGTTCCGACTACCCGTCCTGCAGCGCAGCTTTCAGTGGTCGCCGGAGCTGAGAGGAGGCTCCCCCATGGCGGCGACCTTCTTCGGCATCTCCTTTGCCATCGGCTGGACGCCCTGCATCGGCCCGATCCTGGGGGCGATCCTGATGGCTACCTCGACCACCACCAACGCCCAGGCCGGCATGCTCTACCTGGCGACCTACTCCCTGGGCCTGGCCCTGCCCTTCCTGGCCAGCACCCTGTTGCTCAACAAGTTCAGCCACTACCGGGGTCATCTCGGCAAGTGGAGTGCCTATGCCCGACCGGTCGCCGGCGTGATCCTTATCCTCATGGGGTTGCTGATCGTCTCCGGGACGCTCACCCGGCTCTCCAGCATCCTGGTGGACTGGTTCCCGGCCCTGGCCACGATCGGCTGA
- a CDS encoding L,D-transpeptidase family protein, translating into MVLLLAAGSAPLQAAGAPDDWPKGHYPLPERGDLIGQDYTVEAGAEETLLDLAREHNLGYEEIRRANPDLSVWMPGEGTEVVIPAQRLLPPVPREGIVINLAELRLYYYPEVEEGEAPRVETYPIGIGREGFDTPLGKTETTMRIENPAWYPPESVRQEAAARGEQAPAVVPPGPDNPLGDHAILLGFDGYLIHGTNRPDGIGMRASRGCIRMFPEDIESIFVRVPVGTQVNIIDQPIKAGWHAGKPYVQAYQPLEVQKNGMAQLLDALTLLGQSAGGESLALDYQQLRGVLDAADGQVIAIRPAPEPEPVAADAESETGGIYEHLGGQQGFLEALEV; encoded by the coding sequence GTGGTACTGCTGCTGGCCGCCGGGAGCGCTCCCCTCCAGGCGGCGGGGGCGCCAGACGACTGGCCCAAGGGCCACTACCCGCTGCCCGAGCGGGGCGACCTGATCGGGCAGGACTATACCGTCGAGGCGGGTGCCGAGGAGACGTTGCTCGACCTCGCCCGCGAGCACAACCTGGGATATGAGGAGATTCGTCGCGCCAATCCCGATCTCAGCGTCTGGATGCCCGGGGAGGGCACAGAGGTAGTGATCCCGGCGCAGCGCCTGCTGCCGCCGGTGCCCCGCGAGGGCATCGTGATCAACCTCGCCGAACTCCGCCTCTACTACTACCCGGAGGTGGAGGAGGGCGAGGCGCCGCGGGTCGAGACCTATCCCATCGGCATCGGTCGTGAAGGCTTCGACACCCCGCTCGGCAAGACCGAGACCACCATGCGCATCGAGAACCCCGCCTGGTATCCGCCCGAGTCGGTGCGTCAGGAAGCGGCGGCGCGTGGCGAGCAGGCGCCCGCTGTGGTCCCGCCGGGGCCGGACAACCCCCTCGGCGACCACGCGATCCTGCTCGGCTTCGACGGCTATCTCATCCACGGCACCAACCGGCCGGACGGCATCGGCATGCGTGCCAGCCGTGGCTGCATCCGCATGTTTCCCGAGGACATCGAATCGATCTTCGTTCGGGTTCCCGTCGGCACCCAAGTCAACATCATCGATCAACCGATCAAGGCCGGCTGGCACGCGGGCAAGCCCTACGTGCAGGCCTACCAGCCGCTGGAGGTGCAGAAGAATGGCATGGCGCAACTGCTGGATGCCTTGACGTTGCTGGGTCAGTCTGCCGGTGGGGAATCCCTGGCACTCGACTATCAACAGCTGCGCGGGGTGCTGGATGCAGCCGATGGCCAGGTCATCGCCATCCGACCGGCGCCGGAACCCGAACCCGTGGCGGCCGATGCGGAGAGCGAGACCGGCGGCATCTACGAACACCTGGGGGGCCAGCAGGGCTTTCTCGAAGCCCTTGAAGTGTGA
- a CDS encoding YHS domain-containing protein has protein sequence MNELIYFMLWAGIIFLMMRFGCGAHVMGHGRGKAKHGKGASERQTTTESLRWIPPAEDVDPVCGKTVSTEKAKPSVHEGHVYYFCSRDCRERFEAAPEQHLAPAAKVLPTQPENEDA, from the coding sequence ATGAACGAGCTCATATATTTCATGCTCTGGGCGGGAATCATCTTTCTGATGATGCGTTTTGGCTGCGGTGCTCACGTGATGGGTCATGGTCGTGGCAAAGCCAAGCATGGCAAGGGGGCGTCAGAGAGGCAGACGACCACCGAGAGCCTGCGCTGGATTCCGCCAGCCGAGGACGTCGATCCCGTCTGTGGCAAGACCGTCAGCACAGAAAAGGCCAAGCCGAGTGTCCACGAGGGCCATGTCTATTACTTCTGCTCACGTGACTGCCGGGAACGCTTCGAGGCCGCGCCCGAACAGCATCTCGCACCGGCAGCAAAAGTTTTACCTACCCAGCCGGAGAACGAAGATGCCTGA
- a CDS encoding DUF5676 family membrane protein encodes MPDADVPPPAKPRSGTRLPVQATPRIPVISLGMSMGLFLAVTFILCVGFDLLFPDQAMYESWLRLLPGFTWLSWSSFFLGLAESFGYGWYIALVFGPLYNFFVTRLNRRSGA; translated from the coding sequence ATGCCTGATGCCGATGTTCCGCCGCCAGCCAAGCCTCGTTCCGGAACCCGCTTGCCGGTTCAAGCCACGCCACGGATTCCTGTGATCTCGCTCGGGATGAGCATGGGGCTGTTTCTGGCCGTCACCTTCATCCTGTGTGTTGGGTTCGACCTGCTGTTTCCCGACCAAGCGATGTATGAGAGCTGGCTGCGCTTGTTGCCAGGTTTTACTTGGCTCAGTTGGTCAAGCTTCTTCCTAGGCCTGGCTGAAAGCTTCGGCTACGGCTGGTACATAGCCCTGGTCTTCGGCCCGCTCTACAACTTCTTTGTCACACGCCTCAACCGGCGCAGTGGAGCGTAG
- a CDS encoding isoprenylcysteine carboxylmethyltransferase family protein, whose protein sequence is MNESLNHTGDWGLALIVIVLVSWFFYRYFAPKNWREWTGAGAVQAFIIALYAEMYGFPLTIYLLVRFFGLDSEYVSASLWSTLVGLGEAGMLVSMLFGYGLAFTGIGIFIQGWRQVYKARRENHPVTGGLYSLVRHPQYTGLFIALFGEGVVHWPTLFSVGLFPVVVLSYAWLAHREERQMLARFGDGYRAYQRRVPMFIPRWGQWRKLADTSRNTHDEPRVH, encoded by the coding sequence ATGAACGAATCCCTCAATCATACTGGTGACTGGGGCCTCGCGCTGATCGTCATCGTCTTGGTGTCCTGGTTCTTCTATCGCTATTTCGCACCGAAGAACTGGCGCGAATGGACCGGTGCCGGCGCGGTGCAGGCCTTTATCATCGCGCTTTACGCCGAGATGTATGGCTTTCCGCTCACAATCTATCTATTGGTGCGCTTCTTCGGTCTGGATAGCGAGTATGTCAGCGCCAGCCTCTGGTCGACGCTGGTGGGACTGGGAGAAGCCGGCATGCTTGTCTCCATGCTGTTTGGCTACGGGCTAGCGTTTACCGGCATCGGCATCTTTATTCAGGGCTGGCGGCAAGTCTACAAGGCACGGCGCGAGAACCACCCGGTGACCGGCGGACTCTATTCCCTAGTACGGCATCCCCAATACACCGGTTTGTTCATTGCCTTGTTCGGTGAGGGTGTAGTGCATTGGCCGACGCTATTCTCGGTCGGCCTGTTTCCGGTGGTCGTGCTTTCCTATGCCTGGCTGGCCCACCGCGAAGAACGGCAGATGCTGGCTCGATTCGGTGACGGCTATCGCGCCTATCAGCGGCGGGTACCGATGTTTATTCCTCGCTGGGGACAGTGGCGGAAGCTAGCCGATACCTCACGCAATACTCACGATGAGCCGAGGGTTCACTGA